The Esox lucius isolate fEsoLuc1 chromosome 20, fEsoLuc1.pri, whole genome shotgun sequence region GGAGGACCAATAATAAACAACACGATGAGTGAGCTATATCTGACGCACACCTTTAACAGCGGGGCTAGTACCTTCAAGTGACGGACGGGTGGGAGTTGCTTTTTGGTTAGCCTGTGTATAGGGTATCACTAATGCTTGGCggtattacaaaaaaaataaacagtcgTATTTGCAACTACTGTAGGATGACATTCTCTTAAAAAGAAGCAGCTTGCTTCTATCGGTCACTGTGAGACAGAATCAGGGACAGAATTATGAAGCGCATTTAGATGCGCACAAACATAGGACAGTATGGACAGAGCCTGTTACATCTCAAATGAATTGATACAGCTTTGTGGATGATTATGCAAGTTCGAAACGAGTTACACTAGCATAGCCTCAACACCGAGAAAATCGCTACCTGAGAATGCGCTGTCGCTTTTAATAACTGTCTTTTGTCACAAGTGAGTAATCGAGATAGCCATCAACAAAACACCTTACCTCCTTGGTATTGACGATACCTCTAACGTATTTCCCCAAAACGGAGCCAACACAGAGAATGCTGGACACCACGGCTAGGCACAAAAGTCTCTCGCACACCTCCATTTTTGGCCCCTCTTTCGCTACTGAATGGTTGTCCGGGCACCCCCTTCCAATCACCGGGAACGAAGGGAACGGCTGTGTTGGAGATGGAAGCAGTGAAGACAGAGGGCGCGTTCTCGTCTTTTGGAGATGCCTGTGGCCCCAATAATTCAACAGGGAGCGTGCTTCGGACACGCGCCCCTACTCATTTCCCCTTACCTAGTAACGTGGACAGACTGCGCATCCTCGCTCTGAGATTGCGACACATTCCAGACATAACAAATGTGTTACTTTTTtggtcaaacattttcaatgagTGGCGTTTTAACTTTCATTATAGCAGCATTGTTTTCTCTACCTTGCAAATGTAGAATATTTAGCCTACACCTGctgaaataattacaatttaCAGCCAAGTTTGGCTACATGATCTTCATATTTTAAGGTTTAAGATTCATTTCCAAAACTAACAAAGTAACACCAGTCAACAGCCACACATAATAGCTAATTATATAAAGGCCATTGACACCTTCCTAACATTGTCTTTCTCAAATAATTCcggtacattttgaaatgatctatattgaatgtcatggtaTGTCCCAATACATACAAATGAACATTGTATAATTGAAACCCACTGAATGTGATGTCATGTACTTAACAGCTTGCCTGCCATACATTGATTTTGGCCGGGAGCCCTGATCTATGTATACAGCCTACCAAAATAAGTCACAACATGTCAGGTTGATGAGTTGACTATTCTTTTTGAAACAGCCttgtaaacatattttctaaatatttgaaTGAGAGGTAATGGATTTAACCAAAGGTTAGATGTCATATGGCATTCTGACATCATTTCAATTTTGCCTTCAACATGAacatagaaaaacatgtttggtAAGTATTTCCATACAAAATTTTATCAGACAACATTAAAAGAACCGTGTAACAAGTCATTATTGGAGTCAAAAACTAAAATTATTATAAGAAGTCAAAGAAAGCTATTATTCcggaaaacattttattagacACATGGTTGCACTTGTGGTgttaaaaaagtaaataaaaacttACAACTTACAGATTCTCTTACAATCTAAAAAGCAACCAAACAGATATACTTTCAGTTATTCTATGGCTTTCTTCAGATGCTAGTATTAACTACATGGTCctgtttcataatgtgcaaaCCAATCACTTCTCTTATCAGTTTTCTATGATCAATATAATTCTAAAAAAGTAAATGCAATCTTTGGTTTTGCTTCAAGCCTTAGTTAAATCTAATATGCAGTTTATCACACAAATGGTCCTGTCTCCgttgggggaaaaaatctaaaagaaaaagttctgaaatgcaGGCAAACCAAGGTCAGATCCATTCaaggacatttttgttttaagtgAACAGAAAGAAAGTAAATTAAGTGGTATGGCATTTGCTTTAATAACTAAATGTAACTGGCAAAAAGCTTTGCATACTAACTGTAGCCTATGAGTTGATCAAAAGCATAGAAAATCAACTAACAGAATTATACactgcagtggttctcaaacctctcccaAGGACCCCCAGCCGTTTCATGtgttagatgtatcccagagctagcacacctgaatcaacgtAACTAATTATCAAGGCCTTGGCTTCTTGACACCGGTGAGCtggttcagggctacaacaaaactgaGTGGGGGTTCCCAGGAGATGCATGACAAACAGGGGTATATGGGAAAACTGATACTGATAACTAAACACTAGATCTACTGAAGGGTGTGTCATTGCATAGCTGTTTGTATGATACTACTTGACAGGATACTTGATCCCAACAGGTTTTTGATTGTATGTTAACATACTATTAGACTTGCTCACTGCATTCTTCAGCTTAGCCCAGAGCTAAAGACTGCCAGTCTAAACAGTCACTACATGAGGGAAAGGCATGAGGTATTCTGTATAATCAAACACAAAGCCACCTTCATTTACCCCACACTACTTGACCCTAATTATGTAATGCACAACAACACACTGTGACCGTGTAACATACTACCCAGAACCCAAAATAGCCGAAAGGTGCTCAGCCAATTTGCCCTCCCTTTGCAGGAACCCACGGCACATCGCAATTGTGACATGAACTCCCGGCTACAACAATGACAATGTACAGGCCAGGACATCTGTGCTATTCTGAACTCTCAGACCAACAGTTCTGACCAAGACCTGGTCCAAGCCACAACCCAAATAACAGTTACTGGGTTATGAACCACCCTAACCCACCATTGCATTCCATTGGCGGCATGGCTGTGGAGCACTGTACTAGCCTTGCTCAACAGAGGGCGGTGGTGGTCTTTAGGAGTCCCTCAGGGCTTCCCATGGGATCTGGAGCTGGTCTGGAATGCCTGGGGGGTTTGGAGGTCTACTCTGACAGTGGTGAGGCCAGGGTAATACACCTCAATATGCTTGGTCGGTCCAGTGTGAGAACCTCACTCATCAAACACCTTTTAATTCAGTGAAGCAACGTATGGCTGACAATATTTGAAGGGTTAAATCGGATATCAAGCTGGCTAGGCCAATCAATAGTGCTGAGATTCAGGAGCTTGGAACGCAACAGCCACACGCAGCTTTACTATATACTGCTGCAGTTAAACGCAACAGCCACATGCAGCTTTACTATATATTGCTgcagttaaaaagaaaatacacaccATCGGCATTACACACCACAAACAACATTTGATTTTCCGCACGATAAATCCACAGAATCAGCCAAATAACGTCCACACAAACCCAGAaggacacacagatacatacactaaccacagagacagacaacctAACTGAAATAACATCCACACAAACCCAGAaggacacacagatacacacactaaccacagagacagacaacctgacagacagacacacacagacagacaggatgcaTTAACTGCAGATACATGCTGACAGAGACACGGCACACCTCAAGATTTTAAAAGATGACTTGTGATCTGATAACCAGCAACCAGTAAACATACTTGAGAATATTCCCTCAAGTTCTCTTCATTACATGCTTTTGCCTACAAATGCTGCAATACGCATTGAGAGCAAACAGGAATGGCAGTACTAGATCCTAACCATCTGATGAATTAAACGTTCTTTCTGAAAGGATCTTACATCCAGTTTTAGCAGTCTTAGCTGGCAAAATGTCTTTGTCAACCAGCATAACTGTCGCATGATCTGGCAACGCAGGCCTGTAATGGGCACACACGGAGGCGCTGCACAGAAGGGGACTTTTGGATTCTATATTTAGTTAGGAGGTTGGTGGGGGACGACACCTCTCAATGACAAAGGGACATCATCTTCACTCAAAGGCAATTCAGTCATTGTCAATAAGCGAGATTGTTAAGACAACCCTGATTTATCAAATATCAGACATCAGAGTCTGACGTAGTAGTAGCATTAGTCCCTAAGCAGTTGAATGGGGTAACTATAGTGTAAAATACAGTTTGTCAGTCCTCAGAAATGGGTCAGCAAGCTGGACGTCCCCTGGCTCAGGCTCTGTGGTGCTGTGACGCACTGCATTCTGGGATAGAGGGCTACATTTGGCATTGATATGCACATTTAGTATAGAGTATGGCAGTGCATCAGTCTTTCCTATTCAAGTTATTCACTGTGCAAATCATAGCAGCTAGTCTATCGACAACTGGTAATTACTTTAAGATGGCAACGAAAAATGGCTGAACTCAAGAGTCTATTAAAATCATAGACAATTACTGCGCGTcaataaaaatgataaaattcTGATAAAAAAGATTATGGCTAAACTTGCCTGCTTCCAATCGTGCACTAAATCCAAGCATCATATCACAGCTGGACTAACTGTTGAGTGCTCTGAACACTGAAATGCAGCTAAAAGATTGCATCAGCCATTTATACGATTGGCTGGTAACAACACATCAGAATTACTTAAAGACCAGAATAGAGGGCTATTTCAGCAAGGAGAAATCAGCAGTGACAGAGCAGGCTATGTACCACACAGCCAagaacaaacataacatttacCTCACAATATCCTTTTAAGGAAAGTCAAACACAGTTATAATTATggttagaaataaaataatacgtATGACTATggtataataatataaaatatagttaacaatgtGCATGTAATATCCAGGAATGACCCAATTCTCCCCATTTCAAAGTCTGTTGATTTAGTGCTATAGCGTCCTATTGATGGACAAATCAACAGACTATGTGTCCTAAAATTGGGCCGTAATTCCTTGACAAACTAGTGTAATAGACCTCAGAGATAGTTATTAAGCTTGATTTGGAGTGGCTCCCTAAAGGACAAGTGGCTATTAAACTGTGATGGCACTATGTAGGAGCTCATAGTGTCTACCACAATCTGATTAGAGTCTGGAATGGCCTTCTTTAGGGAGATGTATTGGCCATTCAACACGCGTCTCCACAATGCTCTGTTCAGCTTTGTATGTCCAGTTTCCAAACTCACAGTTCTTCCTCAACAACGCCAAAAGGCAAAGTGgtttagtgtgtgttgtgttctcagccagtctgggtAACTTGTCCATATGCATTGTGCATCAAGCAGCAATTCAGAGTTTGAAAGCTGAAGAGGTTGCATGTGGTTCTTGTCATCCTTCGCTCTGCCCATCAGTGCATCATTCTGTTTCTCTAAAACTAGGCTCGCTACCAACTATTTTTTTGCATACTCTCCTCCTACTGCTGTTTTACTCCCCTCTACTCATCTCATCTCTCCAGGGCTTTATACAGCCCAAATCCCCATCGTATTCTCTTTCATATCCTTTAACAAATTGCACTCAATCTAGCAAACCCCTAAATTATGCTTTTAACCCACAACATCTACATTGTTCTGTGTGGCTACGTCAactaacccctccccatctagAAATGTAGCACCTCCCCCGACAACCAGCAGCTCCTTGTCTGGAACGGGTGATTCAAAGAGCTTCTCTGGGTCTCCGGTGGTGGAGAAGGAAGCACAATGATTGGTCCTTTCTAGCTTGCGATGCTTGCGTGGCTCCGGGGGTGAGTCCTGCTGGCTGAAAACATCCTTGATTCGGTTGACACATACGTTAGCCGCCTCCCTGGTCTCCCTGGAGAGCTGTGATAGGCTGAGGAAACCGTGGGGAAGGTCATCCACCACACACAGGGTAACAGGCTGGTTGACGTTCCTCAGACGCTTCGCAAACATCACAGAATCATCCAGCATGGGGTCCAAAGCACATGcctggttgggggggggttaatAGTCCCGTTAAGAGGGTCTTATTGGATCATGTTAAGAATAATAAATCAGTACAAATGACCAAAGGGACTAGTCGgtccactctgtctgtctgtcttaccaCTAGGTGTATGGGGGGCAGTCCTCTAAGCATGTTGTCAGGGGCCAGTAGAGGAGACATGTAGGGATTCCTGACGACAGGCGAGGTGGCCAGCTTCATCTCTGCCAGCTTCTCAGAGCGCAGTGGCTCGAAACCCAGGGGGAACTCCCTTGGGTGCTCCAGCTCCACACCCTCCTCCCCCTCAGGGGGAGGGATAGCCACAGAGGAAAGGGCCTCGGATATGaacacctcctcctcttcgGACAAGAAGAAGCTCACCTCTTCAGGCTGGAGGGGTAAAAACAGGGCAGAGCTATTCTTTATGTATATCTAGACTGAATTCAGAATCGGTGAAATTCCAAGCCGACAACCACAATGGCCGGTACGGATTTTAAAATCAATAACCGATTAGACTGAAATGAGAGGTCGAAAAAACTGTCAGATGAGGGATATTCTGACCTAAATTCGGCCTGATCTGTATTAGAATAACATTCACTGGAAAGTCACAAAATGCATCCTTTATCTTCCAATAACTCATTTGCATTCATTATTGGGGCATGAAGGAATATAAAAGCACATTTGGGGATATCTGATAATAGTAACTGTTTTAATTACCTTCCGAGATGTggagctttaaaaaaaaataaaaaaatccttaCCTCACACAGAGAAAATCTGCAGTGTGTTATATCCATTACTACTGAGAATAATACATAGATTTACAAAATCCTTTGGCATCTTTACACCAGTTATCCAATAAGCCTATCCACCGCGTCTTGGTGAGAAAAACCTCCCTGATGTCGTATCTCAGGTGGAAAGGTCATAACATAGGCCACCAAAATACTGTGTGCTGAGCTCAATGCTGCATACTATCACACATAATTACAAAGATTCAAGATGTGTGGCGACCGAGCGTGATGTCCATAATaactacaaaatgtaatgtctgACCCAGTCAGATCTTGGATAACCTGATTCGGATACAACCATGAACACCTCTAACTGAAGGTATTACATCACATGGACGGGCCTTTCACATCACGGCCAGACATTCAAAACCTACCGTGCATTCAGGGAACACCATTGCGTCGTGGGCGGAGGAGGGGGATGCAGGGGTGCTGTTGGCGTGAGAGGCCAGGTCCTGACAGGTATGACTCTTCAGAGGCTCCTTCCTCAGGGAGAAACCAGACGCCTGCTCCGGGGGAACAGGTGGGTCCGAGTGGGGAGAGACGATGGATGCCTCAGACACACTCTTCCTCACTGACGAAGACACATctgaggaaagagacagaaaagaaaaagattgaCAAAATCCAAATGGAAGCAGAGACTGAGTCAGGGAAACCTTAATGAACACAAGCAATTGTATTGGTTAGGCCAGCAGGCAGGGAGGTGGAGATTTATGCAACAATGAGGGTTTCATGATATGATGCCCGTGTCACCACACAGCTGGAAGAGGTTTCTGGGCTCACTGAGCTAGTTTATTAATAATTAACTCAAGTCATCAGGGCCTTTAGTAATGTAAAATCATTAGTCTGGCCCACAGCTGCTGTGTGTCAGGTAACATGGTGACGCCTGGAATATTCTGCTTACTGTAGGGATTTAAAGACAATTAGTCCCAGAACCTCCGTGGCCAGAGACGATGAAGTTGACTGAATTGGATGGGCGGGGTGTGTGGGTATTGCACATCCGGGTGGGGGTCACGGGTAATAGTTTAATTAGATGTTAATAGTAGATATTCATTTTGATAAAATcttccaaacacacacccttcgGGTAACAAGGAATTATTACTTAATCTCACACTTGGACATTCAGACGGGTGAACACGCGGCTAACTCACGGAGACACACCCACGCGCCCTTACCGGTGGTTGCCAGGTTGGTGGTGTCGGCTCGGGTGGGGTCCAGCAGGGAGTGGATCCAGTTGGAGGCTCCCTGTTTGATGTGCGTGAGCAGACTGGCCGTGTCTCTCCTCACCATGCTCAGAGTACTCACCTTCTCCACCTGCTTCTCCGCCTGGGCCTCCTCACCTacaggggggagaggaggggggggggggggggaatgaaACGGGGCACCTGTGGTTTTGAAGCATTAATCGTCACGCAAGAAACAAGCACTCATACCTGCGTAGGCGCTGAGGCACCTAGTGAGCACGCTAAGGGGCAGCAGCGGGTCGAAGAGGGTGAGGAGGCGGGAGGGCGAGGCATAGGCGGTGAGCAGGATCGCAGGGTAGGCGGCTACGACGCCATCGGGCATCCTCACACCGTGAGAGGCAGCGCGCATTGACGTTGTAATACACAGGTTACCACCGGCACTGTCACCAGccaaacacacattctcccCCGTCCAACCTGAGAAAAGAGGGGAAGAGTCAGAGACCGAGAATGGAGGCGAGTCAGAGACCGAGAATGGAGGCGAGTCAGAGACCGAGAATGGAGGCGAGTCAGAGACCGAGAATGGAGGCGAGTCAGtgtcagagaaagagaatgGAGGCGAGTCAGAGACCGAGAATGGAGGCGAGTCAGtgtcagagaaagagaatgGAGGCGAGTCAGAGACCGAGAATGGAGGCGAGTCAGTGTCAGAGAATGGAGGCGAGTCAGTGTCAGAGAATGGAGGCGAGTCAGTGTCAGAGAACGGAGGCGAGTCTGTGTCAGAGAACGGAGGCGAGTCTGTGTCAGAGAATGGAGGCGAGTCTGTGTCAGAGAATGGAGGCGAGTCAGTGTCAGAGAATGGAGGCGAGTCAGtgtcagagacagagaatggaggcgtgtcagagacagagacagagaatggaggcgtgtcagagacagagacagagaatggaggcgtgtcagagacagagacagagaatggaGGCGTGTCAGAGACAAAggcagagagtcagagagaaagcCAGAGAGTCAGTGTCACAAAAAAAAGTAAAGGTAACAGTTTTTTTCCCTGCTCGTGGGAAGGTCAAACAGCCCTAGTGATCTAATGTGATCTCTCTGTACCAGATTAAATACAGGGCCATGAAGGGGATGACGCTGATAGGGGTGCCACCTTTTTCTAGttcattttacatattttatatttgagaCATACAAGACTGTCgcctcatgtccactgtgaaatgtaatgaatttgcatggttctttagtgaaaaaatttgTATTAGAccgaccatcagaactacacagtctaacgagaactctgtaccgtcaccacgaccacaAAGACATAACTTGGTCATTATGTCAAATTTttatacaattgatcaaaaatcctgtgaagaaacagttcgaaatcttaaagcttccacttgctgtctcgacacactaCCATCAGACCTTTTACATAACTAACCTTTTACATAACtttataacaatggacctacagcaaatagttaatagctctctggaatcaggcattttccccaatgtctctaaaaacagctgccattaagcccctattaaaaaagagaacactggatgcatctataatgaacaactatagacctgtatcaaatctcccttttatagccaagatcattgaggtGGTtctcttcaatcaactcagcaattttgtgacctcaagcagtctcttagacaaatttcagtcaggtttccgacctcaccacagtactgaagcggccctgattaaaggtttaaatgatatacggctgaatactgattctgatataataacagttctggttctattagatctcagtgcagaatttgacactgtagatcatagaacacttatagataggctggaaaattgggtaggactctctgggacagtccttgattggttcagatcttatctagatggccggagttactttgtcacccttggtaatcatgaatctgatagggtggctatgacatgcagagttccacagggatcagttctcggaccgcttcttttcaatctctatatgctacctctgggccaaattctacagaacaacaacattaactaccacagctatgccgatgatactcaaatatatatggctctcgaaccgtatgacaacagctcaatagactctgtgtcactgcataaagcacataaatacctggatgaaccaaaattgtctacaattaaaccaagagattgtgtttgacaacaaaaataaaagaacaagtattagtaaagaatttgattctcgggcccttaaaaccagggatcaagtgcgtaaacctcacatttaacagttatatcaaagcggtcaccaaaacagcattatatcatcttaaaaatataccCAAAAtaaaaggcttggtgtcccaaaaagaccaagagaagctcatccatgcttttatctctagtagggttgactactgtaatggcctcttaactggactcccgaaaaagactgtaaaacagctgcagctcattcagaatgctgctagaatgttaaccaggaccaagagaacagagcacattacaccggttcttaaatctttgcattggcttccagtcagttacagaatagattttgaAGTGgcgcttttagtttataaatctctgaaaggtttaggacccaaatacatttctgatatgtttgcagaatataaacagagcagggctcttagatccatgaacacaggtcagctagtagagcccagagtccaaactaaacatggagaagctgcatttagcacttatgctgtacacaactggaataaactaccagaagatcttagacgtgccccaaacgtatccatttttaaatccaggttaaaaacactttaacctgtctatgactgagcacttaaacttaaccaaattgtttagccttatagcttcctatgttttatatgttttcttcttgtatttcttgatgttttcatttgagtatttgtttttatgttattgtatttttatatatatatatatctttgtaatttatttgtaaagcacattgaattgtttcaatgtatgaattgtgctatataaataaatttgctTGCTTGCCATCAATCAAGCAATTTCAAATCTAACCTGTCTAACTTCACATTAGAACAACCAATTAAGTAACAGAAAGCACCTATTGTGTAAATTAAGATCATGGGAAATGAATCAGATCTGAAAAAGCAGGTCTGTATACACAGGCGCACCGAGGGCGCATTACAGGAAGTTTCTCTTGGTCACATCACCATAGGTGGCATCCTCAGATAAAGTACTGGCGTCATAAAGTGTGGTCCTACCCAGTAGCTGGTGGTTCTTTATGGCCCAGCAGTAGGCGTAGAAGCACTCCTCCAGAGCCCTGGGAAAGGGGGCCTCGGGGGCCAGGGAGTAGTCCACAGACAGAATGGGCACACCCAGTTCCTGGGACCAGCTCTTCAGGTATGgctgggggacagagagagggactggATGATCATTTATTAAAAGTTTAGAAGACCAGGAATTCCCAAACCTTGGGGGCAGACGTGCCTCTAAGATAAGATGCTTGACAAAAAAAGCCTATGAACGCCATTAAGTTCTTTATAATAAATGTGATACATAGTGTTGGGTAATGTAACCTGCATACCTGAATGACTACAGTTATATTAATGAGCTTAATGTGCTGTATCATTGTCCTTTTCTATGTGTATGAATATGGGTGTTGTACAAATCCCTGCCAGGTCGAAATGTTGTTGGTTTGTATATATGTGAGGGAGCCTTAGTGTGTGAGCTCTCCTTTTTTTGGCCCTGTACCCAATAAAAGAACCCAACTGGGAAAACGTAGCTACATCATTGTATGGAAATCTCTACCTGCCTTCTAGCTCAACCATGTAGGTCTCTGGTTAATAAGCAATTTAGCTCCCCTCATTGGCACACTGGTAAATTCACTGCCTCAGGTAGCTGTGCAATTGGCCAACACCATCCGGGTTTGGGAGGTTAGTCATTTAATATGGTTGACCTGACTTGTTGGGGTCGCGCTCCTAAACCGCCTGTTCTCCACAGAACCTTCTCTTCTTCCTT contains the following coding sequences:
- the lipeb gene encoding hormone-sensitive lipase isoform X3; amino-acid sequence: MASGKKGGNNSLAKGLNGRRSSKHKEGPIVMDTKSLFAALYSVCEENATFFSGGPNGPQGDAALRMVDTMMLIQEHAHSLEPVVSGFAAVYHHFDFDPHIPANGYRSLVKVVRCCILHIIHKGRYITTNRRSIFFRAAHNAREMEAYCSALCQLRALLYLAQRLLHDNSHGNLFFHEESGLSQSFVREYSSMHKGCFYGRCLGFQFTPAIRPCLQTIAIGLVAFGENYRPHQSGIVEEGRIAPYGVAASSFFTSGKYAIDPELRGAEFERITQNLDVHFWKAFWNITETEVLSGLASMTSTQVKVNRAISVPPVPFDLPLVADPHLTVTIAVPSAHTGPGPVQMRLISYELREGQDSEALLSLSRSEGGAVSLSLGMKTKRSPPSRWLVVHYHGGGFVAQTSKSHEPYLKSWSQELGVPILSVDYSLAPEAPFPRALEECFYAYCWAIKNHQLLGWTGENVCLAGDSAGGNLCITTSMRAASHGVRMPDGVVAAYPAILLTAYASPSRLLTLFDPLLPLSVLTRCLSAYAGEEAQAEKQVEKVSTLSMVRRDTASLLTHIKQGASNWIHSLLDPTRADTTNLATTDVSSSVRKSVSEASIVSPHSDPPVPPEQASGFSLRKEPLKSHTCQDLASHANSTPASPSSAHDAMVFPECTPEEVSFFLSEEEEVFISEALSSVAIPPPEGEEGVELEHPREFPLGFEPLRSEKLAEMKLATSPVVRNPYMSPLLAPDNMLRGLPPIHLVACALDPMLDDSVMFAKRLRNVNQPVTLCVVDDLPHGFLSLSQLSRETREAANVCVNRIKDVFSQQDSPPEPRKHRKLERTNHCASFSTTGDPEKLFESPVPDKELLVVGGGATFLDGEGLVDVATQNNVDVVG
- the lipeb gene encoding hormone-sensitive lipase isoform X1, whose translation is MASGKKGGNNSLAKGLNGRRSSKHKEGPIETDEDRNMNLDAVMDTKSLFAALYSVCEENATFFSGGPNGPQGDAALRMVDTMMLIQEHAHSLEPVVSGFAAVYHHFDFDPHIPANGYRSLVKVVRCCILHIIHKGRYITTNRRSIFFRAAHNAREMEAYCSALCQLRALLYLAQRLLHDNSHGNLFFHEESGLSQSFVREYSSMHKGCFYGRCLGFQFTPAIRPCLQTIAIGLVAFGENYRPHQSGIVEEGRIAPYGVAASSFFTSGKYAIDPELRGAEFERITQNLDVHFWKAFWNITETEVLSGLASMTSTQVKVNRAISVPPVPFDLPLVADPHLTVTIAVPSAHTGPGPVQMRLISYELREGQDSEALLSLSRSEGGAVSLSLGMKTKRSPPSRWLVVHYHGGGFVAQTSKSHEPYLKSWSQELGVPILSVDYSLAPEAPFPRALEECFYAYCWAIKNHQLLGWTGENVCLAGDSAGGNLCITTSMRAASHGVRMPDGVVAAYPAILLTAYASPSRLLTLFDPLLPLSVLTRCLSAYAGEEAQAEKQVEKVSTLSMVRRDTASLLTHIKQGASNWIHSLLDPTRADTTNLATTDVSSSVRKSVSEASIVSPHSDPPVPPEQASGFSLRKEPLKSHTCQDLASHANSTPASPSSAHDAMVFPECTPEEVSFFLSEEEEVFISEALSSVAIPPPEGEEGVELEHPREFPLGFEPLRSEKLAEMKLATSPVVRNPYMSPLLAPDNMLRGLPPIHLVACALDPMLDDSVMFAKRLRNVNQPVTLCVVDDLPHGFLSLSQLSRETREAANVCVNRIKDVFSQQDSPPEPRKHRKLERTNHCASFSTTGDPEKLFESPVPDKELLVVGGGATFLDGEGLVDVATQNNVDVVG
- the lipeb gene encoding hormone-sensitive lipase isoform X2: MASGKKGGNNSLAKGLNGRRSSKHKEGPIETDEDRNMNLDAVMDTKSLFAALYSVCEENATFFSGGPNGPQGDAALRMVDTMMLIQEHAHSLEPVVSGFAAVYHHFDFDPHIPANGYRSLVKVVRCCILHIIHKGRYITTNRRSIFFRAAHNAREMEAYCSALCQLRALLYLAQRLLHDNSHGNLFFHEESGLSQSFVREYSSMHKGCFYGRCLGFQFTPAIRPCLQTIAIGLVAFGENYRPHQSGIGVAASSFFTSGKYAIDPELRGAEFERITQNLDVHFWKAFWNITETEVLSGLASMTSTQVKVNRAISVPPVPFDLPLVADPHLTVTIAVPSAHTGPGPVQMRLISYELREGQDSEALLSLSRSEGGAVSLSLGMKTKRSPPSRWLVVHYHGGGFVAQTSKSHEPYLKSWSQELGVPILSVDYSLAPEAPFPRALEECFYAYCWAIKNHQLLGWTGENVCLAGDSAGGNLCITTSMRAASHGVRMPDGVVAAYPAILLTAYASPSRLLTLFDPLLPLSVLTRCLSAYAGEEAQAEKQVEKVSTLSMVRRDTASLLTHIKQGASNWIHSLLDPTRADTTNLATTDVSSSVRKSVSEASIVSPHSDPPVPPEQASGFSLRKEPLKSHTCQDLASHANSTPASPSSAHDAMVFPECTPEEVSFFLSEEEEVFISEALSSVAIPPPEGEEGVELEHPREFPLGFEPLRSEKLAEMKLATSPVVRNPYMSPLLAPDNMLRGLPPIHLVACALDPMLDDSVMFAKRLRNVNQPVTLCVVDDLPHGFLSLSQLSRETREAANVCVNRIKDVFSQQDSPPEPRKHRKLERTNHCASFSTTGDPEKLFESPVPDKELLVVGGGATFLDGEGLVDVATQNNVDVVG
- the lipeb gene encoding hormone-sensitive lipase isoform X4 translates to MASGKKGGNNSLAKGLNGRRSSKHKEGPIVMDTKSLFAALYSVCEENATFFSGGPNGPQGDAALRMVDTMMLIQEHAHSLEPVVSGFAAVYHHFDFDPHIPANGYRSLVKVVRCCILHIIHKGRYITTNRRSIFFRAAHNAREMEAYCSALCQLRALLYLAQRLLHDNSHGNLFFHEESGLSQSFVREYSSMHKGCFYGRCLGFQFTPAIRPCLQTIAIGLVAFGENYRPHQSGIGVAASSFFTSGKYAIDPELRGAEFERITQNLDVHFWKAFWNITETEVLSGLASMTSTQVKVNRAISVPPVPFDLPLVADPHLTVTIAVPSAHTGPGPVQMRLISYELREGQDSEALLSLSRSEGGAVSLSLGMKTKRSPPSRWLVVHYHGGGFVAQTSKSHEPYLKSWSQELGVPILSVDYSLAPEAPFPRALEECFYAYCWAIKNHQLLGWTGENVCLAGDSAGGNLCITTSMRAASHGVRMPDGVVAAYPAILLTAYASPSRLLTLFDPLLPLSVLTRCLSAYAGEEAQAEKQVEKVSTLSMVRRDTASLLTHIKQGASNWIHSLLDPTRADTTNLATTDVSSSVRKSVSEASIVSPHSDPPVPPEQASGFSLRKEPLKSHTCQDLASHANSTPASPSSAHDAMVFPECTPEEVSFFLSEEEEVFISEALSSVAIPPPEGEEGVELEHPREFPLGFEPLRSEKLAEMKLATSPVVRNPYMSPLLAPDNMLRGLPPIHLVACALDPMLDDSVMFAKRLRNVNQPVTLCVVDDLPHGFLSLSQLSRETREAANVCVNRIKDVFSQQDSPPEPRKHRKLERTNHCASFSTTGDPEKLFESPVPDKELLVVGGGATFLDGEGLVDVATQNNVDVVG